In Ciconia boyciana chromosome 3, ASM3463844v1, whole genome shotgun sequence, a genomic segment contains:
- the NANP gene encoding N-acylneuraminate-9-phosphatase, whose amino-acid sequence MGVHGVKAVFFDLDNTLVDTAAAGRRAIEEVVSALQSKHHYGEGEARVICDKVQAKLLKECHDPAKMCITDLRISHWEEAIQETIGGEANRNLAAECYFLWKTTRLQHLTLAEDTRGMLTELRKGVRLLLLTNGDKQTQREKIEACACQPYFDAIVVGGEQKEEKPAPSIFHYCCDLLGVQPAECVMVGDSLDTDIQGGLNAGLKATVWLNKAMTTPVDTSPVPHYIISSVLDLPAVLQKMEHKINAKLGTDHMASSNEAH is encoded by the exons ATGGGGGTGCACGGCGTCAAGGCGGTCTTCTTCGACTTGGACAACACGCTGGTCGAcacggcggcggccgggcggcgcgCCATCGAGGAG GTGGTAAGCGCCCTGCAGTCGAAGCACCACTACGGTGAGGGAGAAGCACGTGTCATTTGCGACAAGGTCCAGGCCAAGCTTCTCAAGGAGTGTCACGATCCCGCCAAGATGTGCATCACCGACCTGCGGATTTCGCACTGGGAGGAGGCGATCCAAGAGACGATCGGTGGCGAGGCGAACCGAAACCTGGCCGCCGAGTGCTATTTCCTGTGGAAAACGACCCGCCTCCAGCACCTCACCCTGGCCGAGGACACGCGGGGCATGCTCACCGAGCTGCGGAAAGGCGTCCGCTTGCTGCTCTTAACGAACGGCGACAAACAGACGCAGAGGGAGAAGATCGAGGCGTGCGCCTGTCAGCCCTACTTCGATGCCATCGTGgtgggaggagagcagaaagaagagaaaccGGCGCCATCCATATTTCATTACTGTTGCGATCTCCTGGGGGTGCAGCCCGCAGAGTGTGTTATGGTTGGTGACTCTCTAGATACAGATATTCAAGGAGGCCTGAATGCTGGCTTGAAGGCAACTGTCTGGTTAAACAAAGCAATGACTACCCCAGTAGATACCTCCCCAGTACCTCActatattatttcttctgttctggaTCTTCCAGCAGTATTACAGAAGATGGAGCACAAAATTAATGCTAAGTTAGGAACTGACCATATGGCTAGTAGTAACGAAGCACATTGA